A single Musa acuminata AAA Group cultivar baxijiao chromosome BXJ2-1, Cavendish_Baxijiao_AAA, whole genome shotgun sequence DNA region contains:
- the LOC135598071 gene encoding 26S proteasome regulatory subunit 7-like: protein MMQEEQPLQVARCTKIINPNTEDVKYVINVKQIAKFVVGLGDKVSPTDIEEGMRVGVDRNKYQIQIPLPPKIDPSVTMMTVEEKPDVTYNDVGGCKEQIEKMREVVELPVLHPEKFVKLGIDPPKGVLCYGPPGTGKTLLARAVANRTDACFIRVIGSELVQKYVGEGARMVRELFQVVKHLSETVVFL from the exons ATGATGCAGGAGGAGCAACCTCTTCAG GTTGCAAGatgtacaaagatcatcaatccaAACACAGAAGATGTGAAATATGTGATAAATGTCAAGCAAATAGCGAAG TTTGTGGTTGGACTAGGAGATAAAGTCTCTCCCACTGACATTGAAGAAGGGATGCGAGTAGG AGTTGACAGGAACAAGTATCAGATCCAAATTCCTTTGCCACCAAAGATTGATCCGAGTGTTACAATGATGACGGTTGAAGAGAAGCCTGATGTTACATACAATGATGTAGGTGGATGCAAGGAGCAAATTGAGAAGATGCGAGAA GTTGTAGAACTTCCTGTGCTTCATCCAGAGAAGTTTGTCAAACTAGGTATTGATCCTCCAAAAGGTGTTCTCTGTTACGGGCCCCCAGGAACTGGCAAAACATTACTAGCTAGAGCAGTAGCTAACAGAACAGATGCTTGCTTTATTCGTGTCATCGGAAGTGAGCTTGTCCAAAAGTATGTTGGAGAAGGGGCTCGGATGGTTCGCGAGCTTTTTCAGGTTGTCAAGCATCTGAGTGAAACTGTTGTGTTCTTATGA